The genomic interval CCTCGTGTCCGCGCTCGGCGGCCACCGTCGCCGCCGAAACACCGGCCGGCCCCGCGCCGACGACGGCGATGCGCTTTCGCCTCAGCGTCGGCCGATAGACCAGTTCCGTCTCGCGGCAGGCGCGCGGATTGACCAGGCAACTGGCCTGGCGATTGAGAAAGACGTGGTCGAGGCAGGCCTGATTGCAGGCGATGCAGGTGTTGATGTCGGCGGCGCGTCCTTCGCGCGCCTTTTTGACGAATTCGGCATCGGCCAGCAGCGGCCGCGCCATCGAGATCATGTCGGCCTCGCCGCTGGCCAGGATGCCCTCGGCGATCTCCGGCGTGTTGATGCGATTGGTGGCGACCAGCGGCGTATCGATACCGGCGGCGCTGAACTCGCGCTTCATCTTCGCCGTGACCCAGGCAAAGGCGGCGCGCGGCACGCTGGTCGCGATCGTCGGCACGCGCGCCTCATGCCAGCCGATGCCGGTGTTGACGATGCTCGCGCCGCCCCGGGCGACGGCCTTGCCGAGCTGGACGATTTCGTCCCAGGTGCTGCCATCGGGCACCAGATCGATCATCGACAGGCGATAGATGATGATGAAGTCGCGGCCGACGGCTTCGCGCGTGCGCTCGACGATCTCGATCGGCAGGCGCATGCGCTGAGTGTAATCGCCGCCCCAGGCATCGTCGCGGCAATTGGTGGGCCGGGCGATGAACTGGTTGATCAGATAGCCTTCCGACCCCATGATTTCGACGCCGTCGTAGCCGGCCTCGCGCGCCAGCACGGCGCTGCGCACGAAGTCGCGGATCTGGCGCTCGACGCCGCGCGCCGACAGTGCCTGCGGCTTGAACGGCGAGATCGGCGATTTGATGGCCGAAGGCGCGACGGCAAAAGGATGATAGGCATAGCGTCCGCTGTGGAGGATTTGCATGGCGATGCGTCCGCCTTCGGCATGCACGGCCTCGGTCACCGATCGATGCCGCCGCGCCGCCGCGCTGTTGCTCATGCGTCCGGCGAAGGGCTTGGTCCAGCCGGCAATGTTCGGCGCGATGCCGCCGGTGACGATCAGCCCAACCTCGCCGCGCGCCCGTTCGGCAAAATAGGCCGCCAGGCGCGACAGATCGCGGCCGTCTTCGAGACCCGTGTGCATCGAACCCATCAGCACCCGGTTCCTCAAGGTGACGAAACCGAGGTCCAATGGCGTCAGCAGATGGGGGTAGGCGGAGGCCGCACTCATACTCATGCTCATTTCCGTTGCGAGACGTAAAAGTCGATCGCCGCCTCGAACACCAGTTCGCCGGCGGCATTGAAGACCTGCACCGGCAGAATCACGCTGCCTTCCCTGACTGCCGAAGGATCGAGATGACACTTGCCGGTGAGGGTGCCGCTGGCCTTTCTGAGGTACTTGACCGTCATCCCTTGCGGAATCCAGCGCAGTTGCGCCGGCATCAGCGAATCGACGACCAGGCCGGCGCAAAGCTCGGCGAGGTTGCACAGGGCGATCGCATGCACCGTGCCGATGTGGTTGCGCACGGCGCGCCGATCGGCGATGCGCACCTCGGCATAGCCGCTGCGATATTCCGCCACGTAAGGACGGATCGAGGCGAAATAGGGAGCGCGCCAGCCGACGCCGAGACTGAACAGCCGGCGCCCGAAGGGAATGCCGCGCAGACGATTGTAGGGAGCGAGAAAGGAACTCATCGTTGATCGGCCGTATGGGAATCGGGGCACCGCAGAAGGCGTAAGATGAGCCGCATGAGCAGCTCTCCTCTGCGGCCAGCGCATCGCGTTTTAAACAAAATGATCGCTTGTGCCCTGTTTTTAAATGAGAAAATGCACCTGGCCGGCATCATAAAACATTTATACTCGCCGCCGTGGCAAATAATAACGACAGCGT from Sterolibacterium denitrificans carries:
- a CDS encoding NADPH-dependent 2,4-dienoyl-CoA reductase, translating into MSMSAASAYPHLLTPLDLGFVTLRNRVLMGSMHTGLEDGRDLSRLAAYFAERARGEVGLIVTGGIAPNIAGWTKPFAGRMSNSAAARRHRSVTEAVHAEGGRIAMQILHSGRYAYHPFAVAPSAIKSPISPFKPQALSARGVERQIRDFVRSAVLAREAGYDGVEIMGSEGYLINQFIARPTNCRDDAWGGDYTQRMRLPIEIVERTREAVGRDFIIIYRLSMIDLVPDGSTWDEIVQLGKAVARGGASIVNTGIGWHEARVPTIATSVPRAAFAWVTAKMKREFSAAGIDTPLVATNRINTPEIAEGILASGEADMISMARPLLADAEFVKKAREGRAADINTCIACNQACLDHVFLNRQASCLVNPRACRETELVYRPTLRRKRIAVVGAGPAGVSAATVAAERGHEVHLFDAANEIGGQLTMASRIPGKEEFREMLRYFRRRLEQTGVKLHLGQPATADMLQGYDEVIVATGVRPRDPGIAGQEEGMARGQVLSYVDVLRHDRPVGQRVAIVGAGGIGFDVAEFLVQQGRSATLDPAVWRAEWGVVDPAQAPGGLAAAGHAGAPARAVTLLQRKPGKVGADLGKTTGWIHRAQLKMKAVAMCSGVSYERITPRGLLISRGKKHQDERWLDVDSIVLCAGQEPLRELEAPLRAAGCAVHVIGGALDASGLDAKRAIEQGCRLGARL
- a CDS encoding hotdog fold domain-containing protein encodes the protein MSSFLAPYNRLRGIPFGRRLFSLGVGWRAPYFASIRPYVAEYRSGYAEVRIADRRAVRNHIGTVHAIALCNLAELCAGLVVDSLMPAQLRWIPQGMTVKYLRKASGTLTGKCHLDPSAVREGSVILPVQVFNAAGELVFEAAIDFYVSQRK